Proteins co-encoded in one Cytobacillus sp. NJ13 genomic window:
- a CDS encoding PH domain-containing protein: MKQARRFHSLLILFGLIQLLRNSAFIALFLFVMKAGSQSFLIEWGRKLFLPFIALAAVYVLIDWLSNKYEVDDAYIHLSKGIFVRSKRTVPFTKVQNIQRHTSLTHRLFGVTSLTFETGMDGSESAVEFKVISLKEANWLEGTVSAKTEAEVPEVSEKTLHFSPGKKDLIKAAFTSLSFFVLLSLIASIYTKASDFIDLEERGMGFLMGFLNSWQVQAAAIIFFLIISVLAGFLRTYIKYGKYEIFSDETSIYIRKGFLEETSFSISKDRVQAIEIKQNMMKRLTGVAEVKLVTSGDVSEGDEREGINSLFPFLPVDRACKIAEEILPAYEILQKMHPLPKKALWASLLKPSWLWILSTAALVYFKPEFLNIEETWLAGSTLLFSLIVFVRIAGYTNARYLINGPFIQFKTGIVGTRLFISKRSKVIEAEVTATRWQKLFGLASIQTVNRGKPVQHASVENVPADVASSFYSWYKSRREEVQIK; encoded by the coding sequence ATGAAGCAAGCCAGAAGATTTCATTCGCTTCTTATATTGTTTGGACTCATTCAATTACTAAGAAATTCAGCTTTTATTGCCCTCTTTTTATTTGTGATGAAAGCCGGCTCCCAATCCTTTTTGATTGAATGGGGACGGAAGCTTTTCCTTCCTTTTATTGCTTTGGCTGCTGTGTATGTTCTCATAGATTGGCTATCAAATAAGTATGAAGTGGACGATGCTTATATCCATTTATCCAAGGGAATCTTTGTCCGCTCCAAGAGAACTGTACCATTTACTAAAGTGCAAAATATACAGAGACATACGTCTCTGACTCACCGGCTATTTGGAGTCACATCCCTTACCTTTGAAACAGGAATGGATGGAAGTGAGTCTGCGGTGGAGTTTAAGGTAATTTCCTTAAAAGAAGCGAACTGGCTGGAAGGGACAGTTTCAGCGAAAACGGAGGCAGAAGTGCCGGAAGTGAGTGAAAAAACACTGCATTTTTCTCCCGGAAAAAAAGATCTTATAAAAGCGGCCTTTACATCGCTAAGCTTTTTTGTACTGCTTTCTTTAATAGCTTCTATTTATACAAAAGCATCTGACTTTATTGATCTGGAAGAAAGAGGAATGGGTTTTTTGATGGGATTCCTGAATTCCTGGCAGGTGCAGGCTGCTGCAATCATCTTTTTTCTGATTATATCAGTATTGGCAGGTTTCTTGCGGACTTATATCAAGTATGGGAAATATGAAATATTCTCTGACGAAACCAGCATTTATATCCGCAAAGGATTCTTAGAAGAGACTTCCTTTTCTATTTCAAAAGATCGAGTCCAGGCAATTGAGATCAAGCAGAATATGATGAAACGTTTGACCGGAGTAGCTGAAGTGAAATTGGTGACATCAGGTGATGTTTCGGAAGGAGATGAAAGGGAAGGCATAAATTCGCTATTTCCTTTTCTGCCAGTTGATCGGGCCTGCAAAATAGCGGAGGAGATATTGCCTGCCTATGAAATTTTACAGAAGATGCATCCGCTTCCGAAAAAGGCCCTATGGGCAAGCTTATTAAAGCCAAGCTGGTTATGGATCTTATCAACAGCTGCCCTGGTTTATTTCAAGCCTGAATTTCTGAATATTGAAGAAACCTGGCTGGCAGGTTCAACCCTTCTCTTTTCCTTAATTGTCTTTGTACGAATCGCTGGGTATACAAATGCCCGTTATTTGATCAACGGCCCTTTTATTCAATTCAAAACCGGCATTGTTGGCACTCGGTTATTTATCTCGAAAAGAAGCAAGGTTATTGAGGCAGAAGTAACGGCAACACGATGGCAAAAGCTGTTTGGGCTTGCCTCCATACAGACAGTGAACCGAGGTAAGCCTGTTCAGCATGCCAGTGTGGAGAATGTGCCAGCCGATGTGGCTTCATCTTTCTATTCCTGGTATAAGAGCCGCAGGGAGGAAGTTCAAATTAAATAG
- a CDS encoding PH domain-containing protein, with protein MHVNIKEPQNRVSRNAIRVWIISEAIQNIIGFAVLGVLFYLDDRFSWKEWIGWILIILLAISIPAAIWSFISPYIQYRSWRYEVDEEYVQLKSGVWQEKHLLIPMTKIQSVETVQGPIMRKYGLYSVSMGTMGSSHVIPALPKEEAVSLRNKIAKLAKVKEEDE; from the coding sequence ATGCATGTAAATATAAAGGAACCTCAAAACAGGGTATCACGGAACGCCATCCGGGTATGGATCATCAGTGAGGCGATCCAAAATATCATCGGATTTGCGGTTCTCGGTGTGTTGTTTTATCTGGATGATCGATTTTCTTGGAAAGAATGGATCGGGTGGATCCTGATCATTTTATTGGCTATATCAATACCAGCGGCAATTTGGTCTTTCATCTCGCCGTATATTCAGTATAGAAGCTGGCGCTATGAAGTGGATGAAGAATACGTCCAGCTGAAGTCAGGGGTGTGGCAGGAAAAGCATCTGCTGATCCCCATGACGAAAATACAATCAGTTGAAACCGTGCAGGGTCCCATTATGAGGAAATACGGCCTATATTCCGTAAGCATGGGGACGATGGGGTCCTCTCATGTAATCCCGGCATTGCCAAAAGAAGAGGCTGTCTCATTAAGAAATAAGATAGCCAAACTTGCCAAAGTAAAGGAAGAGGACGAATGA
- a CDS encoding ABC transporter ATP-binding protein — translation MNAIEAKQLSKAYGAHQVVMGMDLAVRKGEIFGFLGRNGAGKSTFINMLTGIISSSSGTYSLLGVEGPDSKVMKRVGVMPDYSSLYGAWTALDHLRFFSELSGARASKEKCLEVLRSVDLLSSANKKAGKFSFGMKKKLGIAQAIIHDPELIFLDEPTSGMDAESVILIHRLIIELQKQGKTVFMTSHNLDEVEKICSRIAIMRDGIIDKIGTMEELRAFYRSTITVKIKHSTVPKQEQAKLKQWLESAGSLLEHGDAYTVITISDENKIAEMIRAFIQCKADVLRVEVEEPSLEEIFLNE, via the coding sequence ATGAATGCCATCGAAGCGAAACAGCTCTCAAAAGCCTATGGTGCGCATCAGGTGGTCATGGGAATGGATTTAGCCGTAAGGAAAGGCGAGATATTTGGGTTTCTCGGACGTAACGGTGCAGGTAAATCCACCTTTATTAACATGCTGACAGGCATCATTTCCTCCAGCAGCGGAACATATTCACTTCTTGGGGTTGAGGGTCCTGATAGCAAGGTGATGAAAAGAGTGGGGGTTATGCCGGATTATTCATCTCTCTATGGGGCATGGACCGCTCTGGATCATTTACGCTTTTTCTCAGAGCTATCGGGCGCCAGGGCTTCAAAAGAGAAATGTCTGGAGGTTCTGAGAAGTGTTGATCTTTTATCAAGTGCAAATAAGAAAGCAGGCAAGTTCTCCTTTGGCATGAAAAAGAAGCTGGGGATTGCTCAGGCTATTATTCATGATCCGGAACTGATATTTCTTGACGAGCCTACATCGGGCATGGATGCGGAATCTGTTATTCTCATTCACCGTCTCATTATAGAGCTTCAAAAACAGGGGAAGACGGTTTTTATGACATCGCATAATCTGGATGAAGTGGAGAAGATTTGCTCAAGGATTGCCATTATGCGGGATGGAATAATTGATAAGATTGGAACGATGGAAGAGTTACGGGCCTTTTACCGGTCAACCATAACAGTCAAAATAAAACACTCCACCGTGCCAAAGCAGGAACAAGCTAAGCTGAAGCAATGGCTTGAGTCAGCTGGCAGCCTGCTTGAACATGGGGATGCTTATACAGTGATCACAATCAGCGATGAGAATAAGATTGCTGAAATGATAAGGGCTTTCATACAATGCAAGGCGGATGTTCTGCGGGTGGAAGTTGAAGAGCCATCCCTCGAAGAAATCTTTTTAAATGAATAA